The DNA sequence AGGCTTTCTCAAACAACATTGCAAACATATCAAATGATACACTGTTCAGAAGTGTGTTGGGAGGCTGCCACATAGTTTTTTCTTGCTGTGACTCTGCTGAAAATGTAAGGGATATGATTCTTTCAGAAGCGTGGATGGGGTAGTGTGGGAACTGCTTGAGGGAGTAGTCTTTACTTTCCAGTTTTATCCCTCCTGTTATTTGCTACACAGCATCACTTTAGGATTATTCCCATCATTCAAAAGAATGTGCCTTGGGCACATTTGGAAACACCTAAAATTccccaaatgaaatttaaaacatcatTCCAAAACTTGAAAAGGGATGTGTATTGACTCATTGGCACAATTAGGGAGACAGGGGAAGGAGAAACAAAGCAGTCTCAAAATTAATGACCTTCCACTCTCTCATGTTGCACATTCTTTAGTTCAGAATCATGGGgttcccccaccctcttccaaATAGTAACCTAGATAAAAAGTAGCATATTCAGTTTTTTCTCAGGGCACATTATCTCATAACCAATTTTCATGTTGCTGTGGAGTCTTCATGATGATCAAACTTTCTGCAGTGGGAGGCTTTTTGGGAGACACTTAAAACATCAAGGTAACAAGACTAATAAAACCTTAAACTCCAACACACTTATCCCCACCCCTAGCCCATCGTCATTTTCAGACAGAGAACATTTGGTTCATGCTTCTGGTTACTTCTGCCACAGGGCTGTGAGAACGTAACTCTGTGCCTTTTACATCAGGGGCGGATTCAAAGCTCTGCCACTTAGCGGCTGTGTGTCCTTGGTTTATGAACTGGTACATATTAGAATTGTTAtagggattaaatgagttaatacttgTCTAAGACAAAGGACACCTCCTGATACTTAGTGTCTTGtatctattaaataaataaatgtattttaaaatgtcacattatATTACTGTCTAATAAAGTCTAAAATTTGAATTGAGAACTAAACCAACGCATTTGATGTGCACATGGCCAGTGCTCTGCTCCATCACCAAAGAATATGAAGTAACACTTTTACCCAGAGGTGAGTTTCATGAATAGCATGAAGTAAAATTAAAGCCCATTAATATCAcgaagtaaaatgaaaatttattaataTCATGAAGTAAAGTTAATTGTGCAGAAGGAAGATACGGAGCTCCGTTCATTGTGCACCAGTCTGCTCAGGGGAGTAAGGCTACTGTTGAGCCAACAGGAAGTGGCAGAACTGTGGATGGTATGTGAGCTTTACTGAGAACCTCACAACCGGCCACAGAAAAAAAGATCCCATAAGAAAGCCATAGGGGGAATTTAGACAGATTCCTGGTGGTGATAGACATATATTTTGCATAGCAAATCCTAGGACTTTAATGTTATCATTCAACAGTAACATTCTcaacaaatctttttttattgctgttgtttttgtttcttcttttattatcaaattattgttgtcttggggtacattgtgacatttacaaaagttcttacaaaaaaaatatgtcatagttgaattcacccctccatcattgtaCTTTTTCCCCTCATCCCCATTCCCAGAACAGCCTcatggtctcatttttccacctTCCTACATGAGTGCATTACATTTTTACCATAAAACATGGAACCCTTCATagatttgcatgtcatccttgtgcaggggccatgctgaatcttctctgtatcattcaaATTTTAGCATGtgtgctgctgaagtgagcaccTGAACAAATCTTAATGTGGAAAATATCTTGTGGTGTTCTCAATTCTTGGTTGCCAGTGCAAATGGATAAAAACCATTGAACATACAATGTGAAAAGCtggtaagtttaaaaaaaattttaatttgaagcaTATCCAAAGTGTACCTTGTTTTAGACAATTGAGATGACCCTCCTCAATTGttaaaaagataatttcaatGTTTAATGATTTGATCATATTTTAAGGCTATCAGAGAAGTTCACTACATGTAACACCTGTCTGTTAAGGAAAGAAGTCTTTAGCAATACAAACAACTGTTGCCTAATTTATTTGCTTTGAGTCCAATTAGACTTTGATAAGTAAGttcttaaaaatagaatataatacaaagaaagatttaaatattcccccaaaatagtaataattttttatcattgtattttattaaaaatgaaatatatgttcACTAAAAGTTATGTAATTAAggaaaatctaaagaaaagtGAATCTTATTAACTTATTAGACTTTGTTGCATAATGATACAGATATTTTGAGGCATAAGCAGATATATGCATACAAaactttttcctttcaaaataatttcatatttcacAGTTTACTTTGAACTTAGACATATGTCATGGACAATTGTGTAATATTTCTTaataggcaaatagttttcaaccattttaaactattttcattatttttaaaatttatatttatgtactatttatattatgtattatttgactttttcttatttatacttcATCTCCCCAAATAGATTATAACTTCTTTGAAGCAGGCACTCTTTCTGATTTCTGTGTATTTCTGTCAGGTCATCAGCTCAGTATCTCatttatatatttcaataaaaacatGTTGATTGGTAGTAATTGATTGATTTGTTTACAAAATGCCACCGATGTGCAGTTTCTGAGCACAAAGATAAGAGTTCAGGGAGACCTAGTATGGATTTAATACCCACAAGAATTGGTGTTGTAAATAATGATCTAAATATCAAATGTCAAGCACATAGAAGTAAATTCATTATCCGAAGTAGCAGTTATATTGGGCACTAGAGCATAATTACTTTGGGTAGCTGAACACGACTCTATCATATTGATAAGCATTTGACTAAAGATCTAATGTCAGGAAATGTATTCTTTGGGGTTATTTGGGGATACCTGGGATTATAATTACATTTTATCTATATTATTTCTAACTTAATTCATCATTCattactcatttttcttcttcacaaaCAGAAGTTCCTTCCACCTCTAACTTACTGGGCTTTTGTGATATGCCAACAGGTGTTCGCTCAAGAAACAAAGCCTCAGACTGGGAATGTAGTGTCATCTGGGCATAACTTCCTAATCTGCTCCTCATTGCAGGACATTTCTCAGGTGGCTGATGTGTGTCAGGAATTCTGGGCGTGTGAAGAAGATATGGTTATTTCTGCCTGTCTCATCAGATATGGTGCCCATAATGATTATAAGCAAACTACTGAGACTAACATCATTTCAGAGAACAATTTAGGAAGATTATTCTGCATCTTGCCTTGAAAATCTCTGGATAACCTACTAAAGGAAATATAACAAAGACCATGTGTTCTATGCTGAGAGTATTGAGTTTATTAGAAAGCAGACAACACGGCATAGAGATCAAAGAGGACAGAATATTCTCTATCACTAGTTCATCTCAAAGGTGTCTTCCATGCATAGCTTGAGCTAGCTTCAAGAGATGAGGAATGCCCTTCTCAAGAAAATGCCGTTTTCTGCTATGATGCTCTGAAGGGCAGCAGGATGGACTTGGCCATCGATTGGTGGAACCTTAGTATTAATGGGCTGCTTAGCTACAGGGGTTGCAGCAGGAGGTCCTGCAGGTGGTGCGGCAGGGCGCAGGCTGGCAGCAAGGGGGCCTGCAGCAGGGCGCCTGCACAGAGATGGGCTGGCAGGCGGTGGACGCCCAGCAGCAGGGCCTGCAGACCACGGCGGTGCAGGACGTTGGGCAGCAGGTGATGGGGCGGCAGCAGCCCTCCTGCAGGCCACAGGGGTCACAGCAGATGGGGCGGGGGCTGGGCTCACAGATGGGGCGTGTGTAGTGGGGCACACAGGTCACAGGACGGCACACGGTGGTCTGGCAGGACACGGGGCGGCAGCAGCAGGGGTCACGGCAGCAGCAGGGCTGGAGGCAGCCTCCGCCACAGCTCTGGGAGGAGAAGGAACCACAGCAGGTCATGGTGGTGTCTGGATTAGTGTGGGGTTGAGGAGTGGAGAGCAGTTGGGTGTTCTCAGGTGTGATGTCTCTTTCCCTTGTCTGGAACCTTTATATACCTGCCAGGTGCTGATGACACTTGGGACACAAGGTCTTTTCATTGTTTTGGCTTGTTCTTTCTGAGATGACACTGGCAGATTAGTAAGTTCTCTAGACATCTTTTGGGTTCTCAGTGTTTATAAAAGATTGTTTCCCTTATTTAATGGAGACCCATTGTATTTTGCTATTTATGGTTCCGATATGATCTTAATGGTCCTAACTTCAAAGCCtccaattatatttataatttgatgATGCTTTTGCCAGTTGATGTTTTGATAGCACAGAGTGGCTGTCATGCCCATGAGTTACTGACTAACAATGGAAGTAAATTCACCAGTTGTGAGCATCCTTTTGTACTGCTAAGTTGTCAGGGCAAAAACATATTGAAGACATCACTATGACAACATTTTAAAAGTCTAGGTTTGTCAATTAAAGAGAAATTTCCATCCAAGTTTTGGAGCTACAGGAATATATCTTCAGTGGTTTTGTCTTAGATACATATGCACTGATTTCCAGGGTTTTATCTTTCCAAAACCAAGATGaatttcattattcatatttttcatttactatCATTGAGTTCTAACCAAGTTTCAAGCGTCAtacttaaagaaacacatgcattaaTACATTCTTTATAACCATTCTTATGTGGTAGGTATTattatattcccattttatgTATAAAGAAttaggctcatgtctgtaatcctagctactcaggagatagagatcaggaggatcacagttcaaagccagtcccaggcaaatattttgaaAGTCCCTATCTTAAAAAGTCTTTTTCaataaaaaggctggtggagtggctgaagtggtaagagttcctgcctagcaagcatgagaccctgagttcaaactgcagtgctaccaaaagaagaagaggaaggaggaggaggaggaagaggaggaggagaagaagactGCTTTATTTAGGAATTTTAATGGTGTATTTCTGAAACAATTGCTACATGGCTAATTTTTAGAGTCATCTGAAAGGACTCAATATGTTACCATTATCCTCAGGAATTGGAAGAATTTTGTTCTACTCAGCCTCCTGAAATTTCTTCAGAGCATAGCCCAAGCATGTAGTATCGTAATTGGGCATAAATAAGTGGCCCAAGAACACCAATATGGTGAGGAAGTCAACAAACCTGAGTCTACTGGATGAAAGTTGCCATCTCTCAATATAACAAACTCCTAGGTAGTGATCCCAGCTGAAAGTGGTGTCAGGCTCCATCTTGCTAATACCTGTGTCTCTAACATCTCCCTGTGTGTACTAGGTGTGAATTTACTTCTGCTTAGAGAACCAAAGTGTGATGTCCAATTGTTTCAAACTGTCAGGCCTTCTAGGAAAATTTGTGTCATTGTTTTGAAGCTCTTGCCTCTTGATTTTCTCAGGTCTGATTTTTCTTTACAACTAAGTCTGTGGTTGAAGCTTCAAGTTGACTCCTTATTGGTCATGTGAGCTACTTGCACAGTCCCTTACAGGCTCACCAAGACCTGTACCAGCCACTGTGACCCGTCAGGGCATAGAGTTACCATGAAAAAAACCAAGATCCACGATCCAATAATAATGATGAGTTTTGGAGAAAACAAAGAATTGTCTATCAGAAAAAGACAATATAAGATAAGGAAGTCTGTAGAAGTctacaaaggaaaaaagggatGCAGAGATAGTTGGAGATTTTTAGAAGTGGTAATTAGGGATACAGAAAGAAATCGATATTATAAACTTGTCTATTACCAAACAGTCAGACTCttaagaaaaattccattgtgcacatATTGAGAATGTACTGTAAAATTACCCAGGGTATCCCTAACCACTGAATACcctattttgtattttgagaaaCTGTTTACcatatttcaagaaaaatattttcaacatgagGTGACTTGATGTTGGGCTGCGGTGATAATGTCTGTTTCTCTTCCGACGCCCTTAGTATTGatttgtttattcaacaaataattaccTCCCATGTGCGAAATATTGTTCAGATCAGCGAGAATCCAGTAGTGAGAGAAGTGAATCGAGATCTTTCCCCTTGCAAAGCTTTCGTCCTGACTCCTCTCATCAGGCAGTAAATATGACTAAGCATACAAATAGCACATTACACAAAACTCATTTAGATTAGATGCCAGGAACTCAAAATATATCCCTTAGGGAAGCAATAGTTAGTCTTCCTGATTGGCCTAGAAGGTCTAGCAACAAAAAACCATACCCAACAGGGACTCGCGTCATCACTCTCCCAGCCACATTGACATTGTTTCAAAGATAAAATGTATGTGGAGTTCATAATTAGGATGATTCCAAAAAGGCTGcatttttccctgttttctcATGGCAGCAACTCCATTGGAAACAAAATTAGCTATGGTGGTGCTGATGGTAGTCATGGGGAGGGTGTGATAGTGGCTGTTCTCAGATAGGATATTCAGTGGTTAGGAATTGCCAAGTACTATTTGATATCAATTGTTGCACAGTTTTTGACATTGAGAAGCAAATAGGTCCACATGCCTGTCGTATTCATGAACTATGACAATTTCCTGAGAAGTTCATGATGTAGACAGACTTGCTATAGCCTCACTGCTTCTTTCCCATTACCACAAAACCTATGGCTTGAAACATGAAGGTCTATCACATGAGACTATCTGAACTATATGAGTTGTCTTTGAAATTACAGACCTTGTATCTGAATGGCTCTTataataaaactcaaaatatagctgggcaccggtggctcatgcctgtaatcctagttactcaggaggcagagatgaggaggatcatggtttgaagccagccctggcaaatagttcacgagaccctatctcgaaaaaaaaaaaccccaaaacaaaaaccaaacaaataacactacaaaaaagggctggtggagtggctcaaggagtaggctttgagtttaaaccctagttctgcaaaataaataaataaaataaaatctcaaaatataGCCCTGAGAAAATTATTCCCTTTGTTCTTCTAATTCAACATACCTTAAGTTAAATTGAAAATGAactttgaaaaattaagaaacaataaagaaacatGTTTGCTTCcccagaaataaaattttatttatcttttaccacacaaaaaccaacataaaaataatgtacTGGAAAAAAATATCATCCCATTTGGTAACCTTGAAATAGTAGAAAAAAAGTGATCAGTCAGTGAGACAGAGTTTTGTTCAAGAGgaactttgatttttgtttatacatttttaaagccAAGAGTTCAACTGATGATAGCTGGAATTTTCATAAAGGTGGTCAAAGAGGGCCAGGATTCATGGTTTCATAACCATGTGAATAAATAGGCAGTTACTGTTGAGTTAGTTGTTGAAGAACAAGCTGACTGGCATCTCTCATCTGCTCCAGCAGGACTGGGAAGAGCCTGCGTGGGTTCTGAGCATTGGACAGTGTCCTGTATTGGACCACTCAGAAGCAGGGGTTGCAGCAGGAGGTCCTGCAGGTGGTGCGGCAGGGCGCAGGCTGGCAGCAAGGGGGCCTGCAGCAGGGCGCCTGCACAGAGATGGGCTGGCAGGCGGTGGACGCCCAGCAGCAGGGCCTGCAGACCACGGCGGTGCAGGACGTTGGGCAGCAGGTGATGGGGCGGCAGCAGCCCTCCTGCAGGCCACAGGGGTCACAGCAGATGGGGCGGGGGCTGGGCTCACAGATGGGGCGTGTGTAGTGGGGCACACAGGTCACAGGGCGGCACACGGTGGTCTGGCAGGACACGGGGCGGCAGCAGCAGGGGTCACGGCAGCAGCAGGGCTGGAGGCAGCCTCCGCCACAGCTCTGGGAGGAGAAGGAACCACAGCAGGTCATGGTGGTGTCTGGATTAGTGTGGGGTTGAGGAGTGGAGAACAGTTGGGTGTTCTCAGGTGTGATGTCTTCCTCCCCCATCTGGGACCTTTATATACTTGCCAGGTGCTGATGACACTTAGGATACAAAGTCATTTCCTGGAGTTGTGGTTGTCCATTGAAATGTGAACCCTGGATTCAGTTGCCGAGGCAACAATTTCAACATCAGGAAGGATGCTGAAATTTCCATCTCCCTGCTCTTTCCCTTGAGATGCATATATAATTGTTGTATCATCAGAAGAACTGCTTATCAGTCAGCTAATCCTTCCAAGCCAGGTCATGTGAAAGGCTGAAAGTTTGTAGGACTAGGTGCTACCGCCATCACACTTTCCTCTTGTTCACCATCCCTAAAGTGGCATCAGACTGTGGTGTACATGAATCACAGGCCTGGTTTCTGATTGACATTCAGTCAAAGCAAcaatttgtaaaaaacaaaattgccTCATAAAAGTAGACGTGTATCTCTTCTGCTATGAAAACAGCATATTGCTTCACCTTGTTTataaggaaataatcatcaaAGCCACTagagtgatttttttgttttgttttgtttttagtagcTCACAGTGACTTATGAGAGACTATGTAAACAGTGCATCACTGTTTTGGggtggagaaaggaaaacaaatcctGAATAGTTTCCTATCATACAGTAATCACAAATTTAGGAAGACAGGataaaaatacacaaagtaaTTACAGGAGAAGAGCTTTTCATGGCTCAATAAGATCAAACTAACTCTCTGAGTTTGCTATACCAGGCCTTTTGAACGTCCTTCCCTGATTATGGTCTGATTATGGTCCTGATTATGGTCGTGGATATAAAATTGGAATGGGAGTAATTCTTGCTTTCTAGGTGTGACATAAACACCTTAAATTAAATTC is a window from the Castor canadensis chromosome 11, mCasCan1.hap1v2, whole genome shotgun sequence genome containing:
- the LOC109679832 gene encoding keratin-associated protein 2-2-like encodes the protein MTCCGSFSSQSCGGGCLQPCCCRDPCCCRPVSCQTTVCRPVTCVPHYTRPICEPSPRPICCDPCGLQEGCCRPITCCPTSCTAVVCRPCCWASTACQPISVQAPCCRPPCCQPAPCRTTCRTSCCNPCS
- the LOC109679833 gene encoding keratin-associated protein 2-2-like — encoded protein: MGEEDITPENTQLFSTPQPHTNPDTTMTCCGSFSSQSCGGGCLQPCCCRDPCCCRPVSCQTTVCRPVTCVPHYTRPICEPSPRPICCDPCGLQEGCCRPITCCPTSCTAVVCRPCCWASTACQPISVQAPCCRPPCCQPAPCRTTCRTSCCNPCF